Within the Acidipropionibacterium acidipropionici genome, the region CGATCTCATCCTCGGTGCCCAGGCCGTCGCCGAACAGGGCGCCGACAAGCGGATCGACGTCATCGCCACGGCCATGGCGGGAGGCCTGACGGCTTCAAGGCTCGCCGATCTCGAGCTGTGCTACGCGCCCCAGTTCGGCTCGGCCAAGGATCCGGTGAACTTTCTCGGCTGGGCCGATCGCAACATCGCCGACGGCCTGGTCGAGACCCTCCAGTGGCATGAACTCCATCAGGCGATGGCCGACGGGGCCCGGCTGGTCGACGTGCGGACCCCCGCCGAGCACGAAGCCGCTGCGATCCCCGGATCGGTCCTGATCCCTCTGGATGAGCTGCGCGAGCGCCTCGACGATCTGCCCGAGGGCGATCTGATCGTCCACTGCGCCGCCGGGCTGCGCAGCTACATCGCGGCACGCATTCTAACCCAGCACGGCAGGCGGGCGTGGAGCCTGGACGGCGGATTCGCCACCTGGGCCGACGGAAGAGCGACGGCGCAGTAGCCGTCGGCCGCAGCGGACGGAGCGGCATCCGAACTCAGGAGGCGAGAATCCCGGTCAACGGGGGTTCGGGTCGGCACAGCGGCAAGAACCCTCGTTGAGCGGGAGATCCGTTTCCGTGCGGTCCCCGGAGACGCTCACGCCAAGGACAGGAAGAGCTTCTCCAGCCCGGCGAGGTCCTCCTCGCAGTCCTCCCCGCCGCTGGCGAGACAACTGCGGACGCCGGTGGATACCAGGGTGAAACCGGCACGGTCGACAGCCTTGCCGATCGCCGCGAGCTGGGTGACGATGTCGCGGCACTCGCGGCCGTCCTCGATCATCGCGATCACCCCGCCGATCTGGCCCTGGGCGCGGCGCAGCCGGGTGATGACGGGCTTGAGCTCCTCCGGATCGAGTTTCACGGGTCTCTCCTCGCGGTGACTGGGCATGATGACGCGGATCGAAGCATCCGGGTGAGACGCGGACCCGTCCGATTCCCGCCGATGATACCCCTGGGGGTTCCGATCCTGATTCAGCCAGGAGCAAGGATCACCGCGGGCCGTCACCACCACGGGCTGTCCGGGGCCCTAGGGTTGAGCCATGGCAGAAGACCAGATGCATCCCGATCTGCTGGCCGATACGGAGCCGGCGACGCGGCTGCCCCATGACCCGGCGATCGCTGAACTGGCCGATCACGGCCGCCAGGACTTCCTCTCAGTGGTGCGCGACTATCCGGCCTCCAGCCTGTGCTGGGCCCTGTTGGCCGAGGGGTCGCTGATGGCCGGCACCGAGGCCGCCGACATCGCCGGCTACGCATATGCCCGCACCGGATACCACCGTGGCCTGGACGCCCTGCGCCGCGAGGGCTGGAAGGGGCAGGGGCCGATCCCCTGGGAGCACCTCGCCAACCAGGGCTTCCTGCGCAGCCTGTGGGCACTGTCGGTGGCCGCCGATCGGATCGGTGAGCAGGACGAGGCGGCGCGCTGCGAACAGTTCCTGCGCGATTCCAGCGAGTCCGGCTGGCAGGCACTGCACACCACACTCATTCCGACCGACGTCGCCTCTCCAGATGATCCTGCCGAGGAGCCCGGACCCGACGCCGAGGCGGCGCCCTCCGAGGACGTGCCCGAACCGGCGTCTGGCCCCGAGGACACCGAAAACCCCTCCGACGAGGCCGAAAACGACTCCGCGGATGCCGATCCGCGAGAGGATGGGGGTAACTCCCCGGAGTCGCCCGACGACGAGCGGCCCGCCGAGGAGGAGCAGGACAGGCAAGCAGAAGCAGCACAGCCGCAGGGTTGACGAGACAGGACGGGCGCCGGGGTTCCTCGCGCAGCCGTCCTGACGGACGCAGGAGGAGTGATGGTCGAGCACATCCAGTTCCGGGACTTCCAGCCCTCAGACGCCAAGGTGATCACTTTCGGTGAGCCGGGGGAGTTGCTCAGCCGGGTGGGCGCACCCGGCGCCGTCAGCCGGGTGGCCACCTGGCAGGGGCGGATCGTCGGCTACGCCGCCTCATGGCTGGCCGTGGTGCACCGCTCCCGGCGCTTCATCGACGT harbors:
- a CDS encoding metal-sensitive transcriptional regulator, which encodes MKLDPEELKPVITRLRRAQGQIGGVIAMIEDGRECRDIVTQLAAIGKAVDRAGFTLVSTGVRSCLASGGEDCEEDLAGLEKLFLSLA
- a CDS encoding DUF3151 domain-containing protein; the protein is MAEDQMHPDLLADTEPATRLPHDPAIAELADHGRQDFLSVVRDYPASSLCWALLAEGSLMAGTEAADIAGYAYARTGYHRGLDALRREGWKGQGPIPWEHLANQGFLRSLWALSVAADRIGEQDEAARCEQFLRDSSESGWQALHTTLIPTDVASPDDPAEEPGPDAEAAPSEDVPEPASGPEDTENPSDEAENDSADADPREDGGNSPESPDDERPAEEEQDRQAEAAQPQG